Proteins encoded together in one Musa acuminata AAA Group cultivar baxijiao chromosome BXJ3-6, Cavendish_Baxijiao_AAA, whole genome shotgun sequence window:
- the LOC103989488 gene encoding protein PHOSPHATE-INDUCED 1 homolog, producing MAAPASSSSGCSALLGFVLAAALFQCSHGGSTLAGLVEQQPLAMTYHKGALLTGPLSVNLIFYGKFTASQKAIVSDFLASLSLVPHKDSVEPSVATWWNTLAKYYATSRTPLPKLKLGKQIVDAGYSLGKSLRDADIAKLAARGAPRSAINVVLTAEDVAVERFCMSRCGSHAASPRSKDGGRFAYVWVGNSAAQCPGQCAWPFHQPIYGPQTPPLVAPNGDVGVDGMVINVASMLVGAATNPFGDGFFQGPKEAPLEAATACPGVYAKGAYPGYPGDLPVDSVTGASYNAHGAHSRKYLVPALFDPSTSTCSTLV from the coding sequence ATGGCTgctcctgcttcttcttcttcgggtTGTTCTGCGCTTCTTGGGTTCGTGTTAGCCGCTGCACTATTTCAGTGCTCCCATGGTGGGAGCACCCTCGCAGGCCTCGTGGAGCAGCAGCCTCTCGCGATGACCTACCACAAGGGGGCTCTGCTCACTGGTCCTCTCTCGGTCAACCTCATATTCTACGGGAAGTTTACGGCTTCACAAAAGGCCATCGTTTCGGACTTCCTCGCCTCCCTTTCGCTCGTCCCCCACAAGGACTCCGTAGAGCCGTCGGTTGCCACCTGGTGGAATACCCTTGCTAAGTACTACGCCACCTCCAGGACGCCGCTGCCCAAACTCAAACTCGGAAAGCAGATCGTCGACGCGGGGTACTCCCTCGGCAAATCCCTCCGCGACGCTGACATCGCGAAGCTGGCGGCCCGGGGGGCGCCGCGGAGCGCCATCAACGTGGTGCTGACGGCCGAGGACGTGGCCGTGGAGCGGTTCTGCATGAGCCGGTGCGGTTCCCACGCGGCGTCGCCACGGTCGAAGGACGGCGGCCGTTTCGCCTACGTCTGGGTGGGGAACTCGGCGGCGCAGTGCCCCGGACAGTGCGCCTGGCCCTTCCACCAGCCCATCTACGGGCCGCAGACACCGCCGCTGGTGGCGCCCAACGGCGACGTCGGGGTGGACGGCATGGTGATCAACGTGGCGAGCATGCTGGTCGGCGCCGCCACCAACCCATTCGGGGACGGGTTCTTCCAGGGGCCGAAGGAGGCTCCGCTGGAGGCGGCGACTGCGTGCCCCGGGGTGTACGCAAAGGGAGCCTACCCGGGCTACCCCGGGGACCTGCCGGTGGACTCCGTCACCGGAGCCAGCTACAACGCGCATGGGGCCCACAGCAGGAAGTACCTGGTCCCAGCCCTCTTCGACCCGTCGACGTCCACGTGTTCCACCTTGGTGTGA